GAAGGAGAACGCCAGGGTGAGCGCGATCCACGGTGGTCCGCCGTAGTCGATCGTGAGCACGACGACGGCGACGGCGCCGATGGCGATCGCCACCCACTGCGCCCTGCGGAGCCGCTCACCGAGCACGAGCACGCCCAGCGCCACCGTCACGATCGGGTTGATGAAGTAGCCCAGCGACGCCTGGACGACCTGGCCGGAGTTGACTCCGTAGATGTAGGTCCCCCAGTTCACCGCGATGACGGCGGCGGCGACAGCGAGCATGCCCAGCGCCCGCGGCGAGTGCAGCACCGCCCGGACCTCCCGCCACGTCCGCAGCACGACGACGAGGACCAGGCAGACGGCGAGCGACCACACCACGCGGTGCAGCAGGATCTCGATCGCGCCGGCCGGCCGCAGCAGCGGGAAGTACAGCGGGAAGACCCCCCACAGGAGGTAGGCCGCTGCGCCGTAGAGCGTGCCGCGGTGGACCTCGGATTCATGGGACGTCACGGGCGAACGCTACCCGACCACTCGCCCGTCCCCCTCCTGATCACTCCGCAGCCCCCACCCACCCCCACCCGTGATCATGCAATCCCGCCACCCTTGTTCCCCGCCTCCAAGTCCCCCCGCCCCCCTCGCAGAATGCTGCGTTGGTGGCGCGACACGCCGCGAAAACCGTGCCGAATCCAGCATTTTGCTGGCGGGATTGCACGATCACGAGGGGGCGCGGGTCGAGGGTGGCGGAATTGCATGATCACGAAGAGATGCCGGCCGAGGGTGGCGGGACTGCATGATCACGAAGGGGGGAGTGGATCGTCACCGAGAGGAGGGGACGGTCCAGGTGTCGGAGCCGGCGAGCAGGCGGGCGAGGTCCTCGTCGTCCGCGCCACCACCCGCGGCCCGCCGCGCGTCGTCCACCTGAGCTCGGACGAGGTGGTCGTAGGTCGGTCGCTGGACGGCGCGGAACACCCCGACCGGCACGTGCTGCATCGTCGGGTCGTCCAGCCGGGACAGCGCGAACGCCGCCGTCGGGTCCTCGGCCGCGACGTCGTGGACGACGACGGGCCGGTCACCGGCGTCCGCGGCGTCGACGACCTCGAGCCCGCCGTCCGGGCGGTGGACCACCACCCGCTCGGCCTCCGGTGCGCCGAAGCGCACCTCGCGGCCGTGCTCGAGGTGGATGAGCCGGGCCGTCGACTCCTGCCGGTCCTTGAGCACGTCGAACGCGCCGTCGTTGAAGATCGGGCAGTTCTGGTAGATCTCCACCAGCGCCGTCCCGCGGTGCTCGGCGGCGGCCCGCAGCACCGAGGTGAGGTGCTTGCGGTCGGAGTCCAGGGTGCGGGCGACGAACGTGGCCTCCGCGCCCAGAGCCAGCGAGACCGGGTTGAACGGGGCGTCCACCGAGCCCGCCGGTGTCGACTTGGTGACCTTGCCGATCTCGGACGTCGGGGAGTACTGGCCCTTCGTCAGCCCGTAGATCCGGTTGTTGAACAGCAGGATGGTCAGGTTGACGTTGCGGCGCATCGCGTGGATGAGGTGGTTGCCGCCGATGGACAGCGCGTCGCCGTCGCCGGTGATGACCCACACGTTGAGGTCGGGGCGCGCCGTCGCCAGCCCGGTCGCGATCGCCGGCGCGCGGCCGTGGATCGAGTGCATCCCGAACGTGTCGAGGTAGTAGGGGAAGCGTGAGGAGCAGCCGATGCCGGAGACCGCGACGACGTTCTCCTTGCGGATGCCGAGCTCGGGCAGGAACGACTGGACGGCCGCCAGGATCGCGTAGTCGCCGCAGCCGGGGCACCACCGCACCTCGGAGGCGGAGGTGAAGTCCTTCTTGCCGAGGGAGACACCCTCGGCCAGCCGGGGGACGGCGTCCAGGCCGGTGCGGTGCGCGGGGGTGCCGAGGTCGGTGGTCACGCGGGGACCTCCGTGTCGTGGGCGGGGTCGGGCTGGACCTCCTGGGCGAGCTGCGAGATCGCGTCGACGAGCTCGCCGGAGGTGAACGGCAGCCCGCGTACGCGGTTGTAGCCGACGACGTCGACGAGGTACCGGGCGCGCAGCAGCAGCGCGAGCTGGCCGAGGTTCATCTCGGGCACGAGCACCCGGTCGTAGCGGCGCAGCACGCTGCCGAGGTTGGCCGGGAACGGGTTGAGGTGACGCAGGTGGGCGTGGGCGACGGACAGCCCGCTCTCCCGGGCGGCGCGGACGCCGGCGGCAACCGGTCCGTAGCTGGACCCCCAGCCGAGGACGAGGACGCGCGCGGCGCCGTCCGGGTCGTCGACGTCGAGCGCCGGGACGTCGATGCCGTCGACCTTCGCCCGCCGCAGCCGGACCATCCGGTCGTGGTTGTCCGGGTCGTAGGAGATCTCGCCGGTGACGTCGGCCTTCTCCAGCCCGCCGATGCGGTGCTCGAGCCCGGCGGTGCCGGGCACCGCCCACGGCCGGGCGAGGGTCTGCGGGTCGCGCAGGTAGGGCCGGAACGCCGGGGTGACCCCGTCGTCGGCGAGCCCGTTCGGCGCGGTGGCCTGGTCGGCGTCGATGACGGGGAGGGAGGCGACGTCCGGCACCGCCCACGGTTCGGAGCCGTTGGCGAGGTACCCGTCGGACAGCAGCAGCACCGGCGTCCGGTAGGTCGTCGCGATCCGGACCGCCTCGAACGCGACGTCGAAGCAGTCCGTCGGCGAGGCGGGCGCGACGACCGGGACCGGCGACTCCCCGTTGCGCCCGAACATCGCCTGCAGCAGGTCTGCCTGCTCCGTCTTCGTCGGCAGACCCGTCGACGGGCCGCCGCGCTGGACGTCGACGACGACGAGGGGCAGCTCGAGGGAGACGGCCAGGCCGATCGTCTCGCTCTTGAGGGCCAGACCCGGTCCGGACGTCGTCGTCACCCCGAGGGCGCCGCCGAACGAGGCCCCGAGCGCGGCCCCGACCCCGGCGATCTCGTCCTCGACCTGCATCGTCGTGACGCCGAACCGCTTGAGCCCCGAGAGCGTGTGCAGGATGTCCGAGGCCGGTGTGATCGGGTAGGAGCCGAGGACGAGCGGCAGGCCGGCGCGGTGCGCCGCGGCGACGAGGCCGTAGGCGAGGGCGACGTTCCCGGTGATGTTCCGGTAGGTGCCGGGCTTCGCCGGCGCGGGCGCGACCTGGTAGCGGACGGCGAACGCCTCGGTGGTCTCCCCGAACGCCCACCCTGCCTTGAACGCGGTGAGGTTCGCCTCGAGGATGTCCGGCTTCGTGGCGAACTTCGTCCGCAGGAACCGTTCGGTGCCCTGGGTACCCCGGTCGTACAACCACGACAGCATCCCGAGCGCGAACATGTTCTTCGACCGCTCGGCGTCCTTGCGGGACAGTCCGAACGGCTTCAGCGCCTCGACGGTCATCGAGGTCAGCGGCAGCGCGTGCACCCGGTAGGACTCCAGGCTGCCGTCCTCCACGGGGTTGGTCGCGTACCCGACCTTGGCCAGTGCGCGGGCGCCGAACGCGTCGGAGTCGACGATGACGGTGCCGCCGCGGGGCAGGTCGGCGAGGTTGGCCCGCAGGGCTGCCGGGTTCATCGCGACGAGGACGTCGGGCTCGTCGCCGGGGGTGAGGACGTCGTGGTCGGCGAAGTGCAGCTGGAAGCTCGACACGCCGGGCAGCGTGCCGGCCGGCGCGCGGATCTCCGCGGGGAAGTTCGGCAGCGTGGCCAGGTCGTTGCCCAGGGACGCGGTCTCGGCGGTGAAGCGGTCGCCGGTGAGCTGCATCCCGTCGCCGGAGTCGCCGGCGAACCGGATCACCACGCGCTCGACGCGCTGCACCAGCTTGGTCGTCATGTCCTCGTCAACGTTCCGTCGTCCAGCATTCTG
This DNA window, taken from Kineosporiaceae bacterium SCSIO 59966, encodes the following:
- a CDS encoding 2-oxoacid:acceptor oxidoreductase subunit alpha — encoded protein: MTTKLVQRVERVVIRFAGDSGDGMQLTGDRFTAETASLGNDLATLPNFPAEIRAPAGTLPGVSSFQLHFADHDVLTPGDEPDVLVAMNPAALRANLADLPRGGTVIVDSDAFGARALAKVGYATNPVEDGSLESYRVHALPLTSMTVEALKPFGLSRKDAERSKNMFALGMLSWLYDRGTQGTERFLRTKFATKPDILEANLTAFKAGWAFGETTEAFAVRYQVAPAPAKPGTYRNITGNVALAYGLVAAAHRAGLPLVLGSYPITPASDILHTLSGLKRFGVTTMQVEDEIAGVGAALGASFGGALGVTTTSGPGLALKSETIGLAVSLELPLVVVDVQRGGPSTGLPTKTEQADLLQAMFGRNGESPVPVVAPASPTDCFDVAFEAVRIATTYRTPVLLLSDGYLANGSEPWAVPDVASLPVIDADQATAPNGLADDGVTPAFRPYLRDPQTLARPWAVPGTAGLEHRIGGLEKADVTGEISYDPDNHDRMVRLRRAKVDGIDVPALDVDDPDGAARVLVLGWGSSYGPVAAGVRAARESGLSVAHAHLRHLNPFPANLGSVLRRYDRVLVPEMNLGQLALLLRARYLVDVVGYNRVRGLPFTSGELVDAISQLAQEVQPDPAHDTEVPA
- a CDS encoding 2-oxoacid:ferredoxin oxidoreductase subunit beta; the encoded protein is MTTDLGTPAHRTGLDAVPRLAEGVSLGKKDFTSASEVRWCPGCGDYAILAAVQSFLPELGIRKENVVAVSGIGCSSRFPYYLDTFGMHSIHGRAPAIATGLATARPDLNVWVITGDGDALSIGGNHLIHAMRRNVNLTILLFNNRIYGLTKGQYSPTSEIGKVTKSTPAGSVDAPFNPVSLALGAEATFVARTLDSDRKHLTSVLRAAAEHRGTALVEIYQNCPIFNDGAFDVLKDRQESTARLIHLEHGREVRFGAPEAERVVVHRPDGGLEVVDAADAGDRPVVVHDVAAEDPTAAFALSRLDDPTMQHVPVGVFRAVQRPTYDHLVRAQVDDARRAAGGGADDEDLARLLAGSDTWTVPSSR
- the rarD gene encoding EamA family transporter RarD, with amino-acid sequence MTSHESEVHRGTLYGAAAYLLWGVFPLYFPLLRPAGAIEILLHRVVWSLAVCLVLVVVLRTWREVRAVLHSPRALGMLAVAAAVIAVNWGTYIYGVNSGQVVQASLGYFINPIVTVALGVLVLGERLRRAQWVAIAIGAVAVVVLTIDYGGPPWIALTLAFSFGVYGLVKNRVGRGVGALTSLTVETAVLAPVALVVLLWLGASGSSTFTTEGTSHALLLVTTGLVTAVPLLFFASAARRVPLTTIGLLQYLAPVLQFTIGVLVFRETMPPSRWAGFALVWTALVVLTADTLRSSRARARLARAAEAAAT